The DNA window GTTATATTCCATCTAACAGTGAGCCTTTTTATGATATTTGGACTTTGGAATGTATTAGAGGTCTACCACCGTATCTCCTAAAATAAATCTGAGATCATGGACTTCGTTTTTCTAAATGATGGAAGTATAACTTCTGGTTTCTGCAATTTACATTTTTCTTGGTCAAAAGGATATATAGGagatataaaagaaaaactcGATCAGCAAGGGAAAACCCCTCCACGGCTTTTCACTAAGAAGAAACATTGCCAAAACTAGCCGAGAAAGGCCGTGAACCCTAGCCCATTGACACACGGATCCACTCCCCATGGTTCGTGCTTTCAGCCCCCTGCCCTCTACACAAGGGTCTGCTCACCATAGGTCATTTCTTAACACGTCTTCTAAGCAAGGGGCatgttagaataggtgtcgaatatatagtcctatttggttacagttggacttggagttgtagagttgtaataggtgttagaGGTGGAGTTAGAGTCGGGCTCTGTAACCCGgtatctctcttaaatagagagggggtaCCACAATGTAACCATAGTGACTACAATGTAGCATAGACACGCAGGGAGATAATGGCGACGAGGCCATGGACTCATAGCGGCTAGtagctatattggttggggaggagcgctCATAATCAGAGCCCCGAGGATGTAGGCTTTTGCTGAACCTCGtgaacaaatatcgtgtgttcctgtgtcgtcatctggcatgtcttgggtgatcaatgactgaagcgatcgggaaggttagtcgtcgttccgctTTATCGACTAATTTTTGTAACAGGGCCAACGAGTGACCTTTTATAAATCAACTCTACGCAGATCCGCTCCCCCATGGTTCAGGCCTTAAGTCGTGCTGAGATCCCTACCGTGCACATGAGGGGCACCATAGGTCATTTCTTAACGTGTGTATAACCAAGGGGACAtcgagtgattttttttaaaaccaacTCTAGAAATTCGCTTATGAGAGAACTCGAACCCAGGTGCGCTGGTGTGTGCTACTAGAGTGTTACAACCATAACCCATAGGCTACAGACCCGTTCGTAGTATTAGAAGATATTGGCTTAACATTTTGAGTAACATTCTGGTCATGCCCTTGATGtcacttgtattttttttttgaagatacACTTCTGAAAAGTTAAGTTTGGCCATCTGTCTCCATCTCCTATGGTCTTATATGATCAATGCATGATGGCCACCAATATAGGGTGTGTTAGTTCActctaaaattagaagtttggttaaaattagaacgatgtgatggaaaagttaaaagtttatatgtgtaggaaagttttgatgtgatgaaaaagttgaaagtttgaagaagtagtttggaactaaactcggccataaTCACCAATTTTTCACCACTCTACATAGCCTAGCCCTGTGCAGATAAGAGTCCCTTGATTTGGGTAATGCTGCTGCCCCTGCCGGCTACACTGCCCTCAAAGTGCAGTGTAAACTGTAGTCCCCAGACTTTTGCACTGTCATAGCCGCAGTTAAGCTGGCATTAGCACCTAACTCAGCACTGCATTGTTTAGTTTTAAGTGTGTCGCTCGAGGTGCCAATCAATTAACCAATGGAGATTGTAGATTCAACTGTACAgatcatattttgtaatctAGTGATCTTTGTCTTGTAAGAAAGATTCTTTCTTTCTGTCCTGGAGCAGTGCCACTCTTGCAGCCTTAATGTGTGAtctcctgatttttttttaattattattatttttagatgtGGTCTCCAGAAATTTATTCatatcaaaagaaaagagagtgaACAATGGACCAAGCAAACATATAAATGAATTTTGGAGAAAGTTATCTTTTTTTGGCTGTAGAGTAAAGAAGTATAGGAAATGAAGTGATCTGAATAATGCCTTGTTTGCATGTGTTGATCATAATGCTTTCAAAGCACTCAATTTTCCAGGTCATAACTGTTTTCATGTGCCATGTTAACATCAACCACACTCATTATGTTTGTTCCAAATGATATAATCATGGCACATGGAGTACTGCTTAAGAGTTCAGGCTAGTCCATAGTTGGCTACAGTACTAGTAGCTGTGCCCGTAGcttatatatgattcatccattatctagaaaaaaaaagtcgatACGCCCATAATTCAGGATACGGAAACACGTACATATCTCAAACTGTTTTAGAATACACTCTCCAGTAACCTCGTCACATTCAGTTCGAAATGTCTCTTTCAGAAACCAAAAGATAAACAAAtagagattgatttttttttctctccttgtGCCGGCCATGGCAGGTCAGGATCTTCCCAAGTTGCAAACTTGGTGGTAGACAATTCTTAGTCTTACATAGTATGCttcaaccagaaaaaaaaagtcataatTAACTATCCAATTTGCGCAAATGATCTCAGCTCAGCAGCCTCTTTGGCAGTTCCAATCTGTAAAATTGCATCCCGACCGGTCCCCAACTCTGACTGTCCCCACGTTTTCAGGCTGTTtgcaaattttctctctctcatctaatCTCTCTCTGTCTCGGCCTCTCCTGTTCTGGTCCAATCACTAGACCTTTCCCTTTCTATGACTAAACACTAGCAAAAGAAAGTTCTTCAGTTTTGCCTCTTCTTGCCTTTATCTTGCAGCCATTGCACACACCTCacttgctcttctctctctctctatctctagcATTCTCTCTCTGATCTTGAGATAATCGGATGCAAGTGCAACTCCTGTTGTGTGTTCTTGGTCATCGTCTTCATCGAGTACAAACCCACATGGTCCAGGCAGCCAAGCAGTACGTGCAGTAACTTCGCAGCAGTCGTTTCACCAGTTACATTCTCATCAGTAGTGCATCGCCATGGATTCCCTGATGTGATTGGCATGGGAGTGAGTGCTCGAACAAGCTGAAAAATCTCTCCTTCACTGCACAttgcagctgctgctggtcTCTTTGAGGAGCTCTTGATTCGGTATGATTTGATGTGTATTTTAGCTTCTCGATGATCTGTTCTATCGATGCGCTTTGAGTTGTGATTGTTTAAatgtttgtgtttgtgtttctTGCAGATTCGGAGGTTTAATTTCTTGTGAGTTTCTTTATGGATTTGTGTTGATTGATCGATTGTTTTTTGGGTGGAGATTGGATTGGAGAAGAGATGAGCATTCCGCACCTGTTCAGGTGCCCGATCAGCCTGGACATCTTCACCGACCCGGTGACGCTGTGCACGGGGCAGACGTACGACCGGCCGTGCATCGAGCggtggctcgccgccggccaccgcaccTGCCCCGTCACAATGCAGCCGCTCGGCGACGCCACCGCGCTCGTGCCCAACCGCACGCTGCGCCACCTCATCGAGCGCTGGCTGTCCACCgaccaacaccaccaccaccacctccccgagccggcggcgccggcggcggaggccgaggccgacgcgGAGGAGCCGTCGCTCGCGGCGCTCAAGCGTTGCCTGCAGCagccggacgccgccggcgccggtaaGGCGAAGGTTGGCGCGCTCAAGAAGGTGATGACGCTGGCGTCCGAGTCGGACGTCGGCCGCGCGTGCATGGTCCAGCTGGGCTTCCTGCCCGTGCTGCTGCAGCTCGTGTTccacgcgccggcggcgccgccgtcggagcgacgcggcggcgaggcggcggtggtggaggagctcgCGCTGCAATGCGCGCTCGGCCTCATGCCGTcgagcgccgcctcgccgcagCTCGGCTGCCTGAACGTGCTCAAGAGCGAGGCCAGCCTGGCGTCGCTCGTCGCCCTGCTGGAGCGCGGGCGGGGGCGGACGAGGGCGGGGCTGTGCCGCCTCCTCGAGGCcgtcgccacggccgccgcgacgaggGAGCTGGCGCTCGTcgtggccgcctcgccgcgggtGTGGCAGGCGCTCCTCCCGCTCCTGCGGCACGACGGCCCTGCGcccacgcccgcgccgccgcacgacGCGCACGCGGCGTCggacgccgccgtgcgcgccgtggcggcgatcTGCGCGTCCGAgccggcgcggggcggcgccaTCCACCACGGCGCGGTCGGCGCGCTCCTCGGGCACCTCTCGTGGGCGGCGTCGGGGAAGTgcgcctccggcggcggcgccggcgccgtgccgagcgcgctggcggcggtggaggcgctgGCGGCGTCGGAGGCCGGGCGCAGGGCGGTGGCGCGCGCCCCCGGCGGGACGCGGGCGCTGGTGAGGCACGTGTTCATGATGAACTCGAGCAACGACGGCAGCGAgcacgcggtggcggcgctgctggccGTGTGCAGGGAGtcgcgggcggcgcggagcgaggcggccggcgccggcgtggtgacgcagctgctgctgctgctgcagagcCAGTGCGGCGCCAGGGCGAAGGCCAAGGCCAGGTCTCTGCTCAAGCTGCTCAAATCCATGTGAAAATGATGATGAATCTTTTCTTCTAGAATTATTGTAGACGCCATTGCCGGAGTTTAAGGTGGTAGATGATGATGTTCTTGTAAGCTGTAAGTTTGTGCGTCAAGAATGTCTTTGATGGCAAATGGCTTGTAAGCTGATCGAATGCAGCAATTTCATGGCTGGGATAGACTAGAAAAATGTCTCCCTTCTGCATCTTCAGGTTCATCTTCAAATGCAGCGAGAGGCGCTAGAACTTGGGGAATTTTTGCCATTTCTCGTCGTTGATATAACCTTTTAGCCTTCACGTCATAATCGAACATAAAATTGCAGTAATCCTAATACTCTGAATTTGCTATATAGTATAGAGCTTCTAGGAAAACACTTAACAGAGCGGGGATAGCTCAGTTGGGAGAGCGTCAGACTGAAGATCTGAAGGTCGCGTGTTCGATCCACGCTCACCgcaattttcattttttttcattttttaatcaaatctcTAACCAGTAAATTTcctgaattttttacattttggtcctttttgaaaacttattttacaaatagacccctgggaaaacttaaaccaaaaatggtcctttttggggcgccagagcggctggcgccgtaccccaacatggcggcgccagccacactggcgccgagcccgtgccaccgtggcactagggctgtccggaggtgctgactgggcagaacgggggcgccagccaaactggcgcggcacctcataccacggcgccagcatggctggcgcgcccctcctctgcggccccccaactttctccccccccaaattttttttgccaagtctgttctgcctccgggcaaaggctggcgcccagccccagaccgcggcgccagggtggctggcgccgccctcctcctcgcccgacacccttctgcctccgggcaaaggctggcgcccagccccagaccgcggcgccagggtggctggcgccgccctcctcctcgcccgacacccttctgcctccgggcccgggctggcgccgccctcttgGACTACGGCGCCAGGGTGtctggcgccgccctcgtcccccaccgaaacccttctgcctccgggctacggctggcgccgccctccccgaccgcggcgccaggatgattggcgcctctgcctccctgcaaattgaagatatatattgcacaaatgtaccaattcacagttcgcaattcaaatcacaattcacagtatcatacagactaaaacaagtt is part of the Oryza glaberrima chromosome 4, OglaRS2, whole genome shotgun sequence genome and encodes:
- the LOC127772165 gene encoding U-box domain-containing protein 26-like, whose translation is MSIPHLFRCPISLDIFTDPVTLCTGQTYDRPCIERWLAAGHRTCPVTMQPLGDATALVPNRTLRHLIERWLSTDQHHHHHLPEPAAPAAEAEADAEEPSLAALKRCLQQPDAAGAGKAKVGALKKVMTLASESDVGRACMVQLGFLPVLLQLVFHAPAAPPSERRGGEAAVVEELALQCALGLMPSSAASPQLGCLNVLKSEASLASLVALLERGRGRTRAGLCRLLEAVATAAATRELALVVAASPRVWQALLPLLRHDGPAPTPAPPHDAHAASDAAVRAVAAICASEPARGGAIHHGAVGALLGHLSWAASGKCASGGGAGAVPSALAAVEALAASEAGRRAVARAPGGTRALVRHVFMMNSSNDGSEHAVAALLAVCRESRAARSEAAGAGVVTQLLLLLQSQCGARAKAKARSLLKLLKSM